The segment CGTCCGCGTCGGACGCTCTGGCCAAACACCCAACTTACTTTTCCGACTTATATATCGCGACCATGAAAGCGGGAGAACAGTCTGGAAACGTGGCAGAGGTTCTGCAACGATTCATTGTCTATCTGAAGCTCATGATCGGTCTTCGTCAGAAAGTGACGAAGGCACTGGCCTATCCAGCCTTTCTTGTTGTCGTCGGAGTCGCAGTAATCGGGTTTTTGCTGAGTTACGTCGTGCCAACATTCGTCTCGGTTTATGGCGAGGTCGGTAAAACCTTACCTGTTGCTACGCAAACCTTGATCGATTTAGTCCATCAATTCCAAACATACTTGGTGCCTGGTCTGCTCACGCTCTTTGGGGTCGGGCTGATTATTCGTGCCTATTACAGATCACCTAGCGGTCGCTTGGCTATCGATCACCTCCTGCTACATCTTCCGGTTCTCGGGCCGATCCTTGTGAAACACCATACCATCCAATTGACTCGGACATTTGCCACGATTCTCGCGGGCGGTACTCCGTTGGTCGAGGCTCTACAGATTGCGCGTGGCGCTGTGTCCAATCGGTTTATTTCAAAAGGCATGGCTACTGCGGTCGAAGAAATTCGAGAAGGGGCGACACTGGCAGCCGCCTTAGATCGACCGAAGGTATTTCCAAAACTGGCGATCGAGATGCTCTCTGTCGGCGAGGAAACCGGATCGCTGGAGAATATGCTCCGGGATGTCGCAGAGTTTTACGAAAGCGATTTAGATCTTCGGCTCACACAATTAACCACGTGGATCGAACCGGCTTTACTATTGATCATGGGCGTGTTGGTCGGGGCAATCGTCGTTGTGATGTATCTTCCCGTTTTTCAGATGGCAGGAAGTGTATGAGGCTCATTCCCAATCGTCGCTCTGCTCGGTCGACTCAAGACGGCACTCGAAGCGCGCGAGCCGTCGTTGTTCCGACCCTCACGCGGCCGTCGCTGGCT is part of the Nitrospiraceae bacterium genome and harbors:
- a CDS encoding type II secretion system F family protein; translated protein: MATFAYRVARPDGSTLDGQIEGEEEQLVRAKLESQGLLVFKVQRRGTAVATSSVRLRSLRKLPVQEFLIFNQELLALVKAGLPVLRVWDLLIERASHIAFQHTLRTVRQDIRGGTSASDALAKHPTYFSDLYIATMKAGEQSGNVAEVLQRFIVYLKLMIGLRQKVTKALAYPAFLVVVGVAVIGFLLSYVVPTFVSVYGEVGKTLPVATQTLIDLVHQFQTYLVPGLLTLFGVGLIIRAYYRSPSGRLAIDHLLLHLPVLGPILVKHHTIQLTRTFATILAGGTPLVEALQIARGAVSNRFISKGMATAVEEIREGATLAAALDRPKVFPKLAIEMLSVGEETGSLENMLRDVAEFYESDLDLRLTQLTTWIEPALLLIMGVLVGAIVVVMYLPVFQMAGSV